CCCAGGGCTGCAGTATCAGGACCCTGGATAGACCAGTTTGCCCACAGTCGGGTTTAGAGCAGGGTAAGATTCAGAATGCCCCGGGCAGAACGGTGTCCTGCTGCTGCCCACAAAGGCTCTTCTCTCCACCGTGAGGAGCGGGCATAGCTGCATGCCTGCTCCTCACTTCAGGGAGATTTCAGGCTCAGAAAGGCGTCCTGGCACTTGACGGCCTGGCTGCGGGTCGAGTCTGGGTTGGTGGAACACCTTTCTCTCGCTTTTTCCAGGATCTCTCTAATAATTCCCCAGTTGTCTGAGTCGGGGCTAACCTTGCTAGCTGGCCTGTGGTCCAGAGTGGGGTTGGGGACTGGGCCTACGATAAGCCTGtttctgcttttctagaggaagccagatggggtcctcCAAGGCCGAACCCAGTCTCTGACCTCGCCCATGGTCTCTGAGCACTTCATTTTCTTAATCTAAGATGGGATAAGTAAGGCAGCAGGCCATGCCTAGCTTACCCTTGATCCCAAGCCAGGATAGGTTGGGGGAAGGTCACAGAGCACAAGGACCTGGAGGAAACCAAACAGCCTGATAGGGCTCGGTTCTCCCCGGTGCAGAGCTAGGCGAGCGGGGAGCGTCCCTCGGTGTTACTCACCGCCGCCAGGGGTCGCTGCACTAACATCCCAGACCGCTCATGGAGCCGATCCGGTCCAGCTTGAGGCCAAAGCAGCCTTTGGACAAGCCCTTCTTGTTGCCGCCTTTGTATTTGCGCGCGTTGGGGTGCTCGTGCAGAAGGCGGGCCCAAGCAGCCCGGGACTTGGTGTCCACGCGCAGGTCCCGGAGCAGTCGCGATCGGTCTCCTTTGAGATTGGCGCCCCCGCCGCCTGGGGTCTTCTCACCCTTTTTCTGATTGCCACCAGCTGCCTGGGGCTCCGCCAGCTCCTCCCCTGGAGGGGTTCTCGGGACCTGTCGGAGAAAAGAGTGGGCAGGTGAAAGAGTGCACGGATGTAGCGCAGGTGACTTTTTGCGGGCCCCAGAGTGGCGTGGCCCTCCCCAGCCGTGAGCGCGCCTCCACCGATGCGGGACAGCTGAGTCCGGCATCCACCTGCCACGCAGCCCTTGCTCCTGCTCCTTCGGGGAGCCCCTTGCCCTTCCCATGCCGCTGGTCCTGCGGGGCACATTGGGGCACCGGAGATGTGCATGACATTCTCCCGAAGCTGAGGAATGAATCAGAGAAGTCCTAGCTTTGAGGGCACAAGTCTGAGGGATCTGCTTTTCCGGGCTCTCTGCTGCCTCCTGCGCGTCGCATCCTCCCACGTCCCTCACAACCCCAGGGTCCCCGCAACAGCACCCACCTTCGGCGGCGTCCCTGGCTTGGCTTCGGAGGACCGGAGTGAGAGTAGCGTGAGCAGCAGGGCACAGGCGATCAGCTGGGAGAGGTGCATGGTGCCGATGGGGCCGAGGGGTGCAGACGGTCTGCAGCCCGGACGGCCGGTGAGCAGTCCGACAGGCGGATGCGGGGTAGGCTGGCTAGGCGAGCGCAGGTCCCACTGCTGCTCGGCGCCGGCTGGGTGCGCTCTGAGTCCGTGGCTCGGCTGGTGCCTTTATAATCCAACCTGCCGCTGATGTCATCTTCCCGCCCACCGGACAGCCAGGGCCAATGGCACAGCACACGCAGCCGAATCGAAGGCCGGGAGGGGGCTGCGGGGGCTCTCCCTTCTGCCCCCACCCACGTCCCACCTCCAAAGGATCCCGCGGCTGGACCGGCTGCGCTCAGAGCCACAAAGCGGCGCGCACAAGGGAACTCCATTTGTAGAATGCACTCGCTCTAGTACTCAGGCTTCTAGGCGTCCAGGGCGCTGTGTGGTGGCTGGGTCCTCACTGCCTGCACTGTTCTTGGTATGCGGCCTTACTCCTCTTGCAGGTGCAAAGGCTTAGAAGAAATGTCCCTTATGCAAAATTATGCAGGTAGAAAGTTGGTGCAGCCCGAAATCCAAGTAGATCGCCCTGTTTCCAAACTCTTCATTAACGCCTGACACGTGCTAGCCAAGGGTGGAAACGCTGACCCCCGTGCCCCCAACCCCTTacattgaggaggcagaggatggggTCTAGAGATTCCCAGTGGGAAAGCTTGCCTGTTGTAGCTGTAAAGGGGGGGTGTAAGCCTCCAGTACCAACCACTACTCACGAGTGCAAGGATGCCATCAATCCATATGTATGAACCAGGaatgggtgtgtgtttgtgtgggggggcGTTGGGAGGCTAGAAAGCAGGTGGCCTTCCTTCAGTGGTGTGCTGACCCTACCTCCAGGTGGGGATGGATGTCTACTTTAGTGTCCTGAACACCACAAGAAACTATAGCAGTACTGGGGCTTTGCCCGGCCCCAAGTCTTAACAGGCCACCGTCCCTATGGAGTTTGGGGCTGTAGAGAATTGTTTCCTGGCTAGGGAGACCAGGCCATTGATCCCTGCTGCACACACTTTCTCTCCTTGGCCTGGAATCTTGATCTCTCAGGCTACGGGGAGCCCTGTAACTTAGAAGCCGCTGGAGAGTTTGTAGTCTCAAGATCTGAGTGATGTGCAGCAGTGTGCGTCCTTTCTGCTGAACAAGACTCAAGCTTGAGAGAGGAAAATGACCATTCACAGGGTCCCTGCGGTCTCTGGAAGGGAAGAACCCTGGGGAGGGAGTTAGGAGGCAAGAGCCAGAGTTAGTGTCttacagagagagatgaagaccACTGACTGGGCTCACCACCATCTGGAGGACCAAATGTTCTGGAAGGTACAGAGCAAGTGAGGGCATAGTGACTGCAATGTCCGCCTCCGTCTTCCTTGTCCATTCCCACCGAGGCACCCCAGAGTCCCCAAATGAGGACCACAAGCTCCTTCCAGGCTTTCGTTTACAAAATGACTCACGGTGAAGCCTGATTTGGGTCAACATATCACCTGGAGAAAGAACTGGACATCAACTTCAAGTCCTTTGAAGTCCTGCGTCAGCTCCGGAAGATCGGCTGCCACCTGCAAGCTCCCCCGACGTCCTTTCTGTGTTAATACTCAGGAAATGACCGCCCTGTTgtatttgaggaggaaagggaagccaGGAGGGCGAGGGTAGGATCTTCAGCTGGCCTGTGGGGCTGCTCTGGCCTAAGGGGCGGGAGGGTCCCATCCAAACTTGGAGACAGCAGTTATGTCTTATACGGTTCCATATTAAGGGTAGGTTGGGGGCTTTCAGTCCTGATAGTTACCTCTTTCCTAATGTCAACAgaggttttgtttctgtcttgtaTGTCCTGGGCCTATTTGGTGATGGCCTGGTAAGTAGGAAATCTTAGTAAAACTGACACCCTCAGTCCCATGCCGGACTGCATCCTACCTTCCACTCTCCATCTCTTCAAGGaaaaatcttctttttaaattttatgtgtgtgtgtgtgtaggcaagtGTGTACTGTGGTGTCTGTGTGGAGGTGTCAGAGAAGAGGCCAgcctgtaggagtcagttctctgctttcaTCTTGTGAggcctggagatggaactcaggcttcTGGGAGGCAAGCACCTTCACACATTAAGTCATCTCACTGACCCTGCAGGCAACTCTTGATGACCTGCAGCTCTTGATCCCTGAGCTGTGGTCATGTAGGGTAGATCCTGGATGAGTTAACCTTGGGCTAGGCTTCCCTGTAGCCTCCATTGCTACTACTGTAGTTTCTATTTTGCTGGGACAGGAACTGGGTGAACAGGAAGTCCAGGGCTAGTCTGCGGGGGACTTTGGGGCAGGGTGGTAATGAGTACGTAAGTGCTTAGGGACCAAAGGtttcctgctcctcatggcttcccTCCTGGGCCTAGGTTTGGGATCTTAGCTCCCTTTCTCTGGGAAGTCTACTTTTTTCGGCCTTTGGCTCCAGGGACCTGGTGGGATGAGGGTCGGGGCTGACCCACCAAGCCGCTGAAATGAACCGATCAGGTACAGTACTGACTGTTCAGTGTTAAAAATTTCccagggggttggagagatgacccagcagttaAGGCCATGAATTGCTCTCGCAGAGAACCTGAGGTTGGTCCCCAACACATGGTTGTGTGGGGGGGACCCCTaaaaccacttgtaactctagctccaggggatccaataccttcttctgtcctctacaGGCAATTGTACTCATGGGCACATAtcaccactcatacacataattaaaaattaaaaataaatctaaaaatcccCACAACAAACCAAAGTCCTCAATTCCTCCTGACtcaaaggagggagaaaagaccCTTGGGGTTCCAGGGTTTGGCAGTTTTGTAGGGCATCTGATCATTCCTCATTTATGACTGTCTCAAATACCTGCAGGGCTATCCTTCAGCCTGCTCAGCAGTCACTG
The window above is part of the Peromyscus maniculatus bairdii isolate BWxNUB_F1_BW_parent chromosome 13, HU_Pman_BW_mat_3.1, whole genome shotgun sequence genome. Proteins encoded here:
- the Nppc gene encoding C-type natriuretic peptide, which codes for MHLSQLIACALLLTLLSLRSSEAKPGTPPKVPRTPPGEELAEPQAAGGNQKKGEKTPGGGGANLKGDRSRLLRDLRVDTKSRAAWARLLHEHPNARKYKGGNKKGLSKGCFGLKLDRIGSMSGLGC